One Fundidesulfovibrio terrae genomic window carries:
- a CDS encoding secondary thiamine-phosphate synthase enzyme YjbQ, with protein sequence METLTIKTTHREQLLAVTGLLQELVSANGWRDGVLSLHCPHTTAGLTINENADPDVARDILATLARLVPEKGDYRHVEGNSDAHLKASCMGPGLSLIVEGGRIRLGTWQGVFFCEFDGPRTRQLWAQWIGTGA encoded by the coding sequence ATGGAAACCCTGACCATCAAGACCACCCACCGCGAGCAGCTGCTCGCGGTCACCGGCCTTCTTCAGGAGCTCGTGTCGGCCAACGGCTGGCGGGACGGAGTGCTTTCCCTGCACTGCCCGCACACCACGGCGGGGCTTACCATCAACGAGAACGCGGACCCGGACGTGGCCCGGGACATCCTGGCCACGCTCGCGCGGCTGGTGCCCGAAAAGGGCGACTACCGCCACGTGGAGGGCAATTCGGACGCCCACCTGAAGGCCAGCTGCATGGGGCCGGGGCTGTCGCTCATCGTGGAGGGCGGGAGGATTCGCCTGGGCACGTGGCAGGGGGTGTTCTTTTGCGAGTTCGACGGCCCGAGGACCAGGCAGCTCTGGGCGCAGTGGATCGGGACCGGGGCGTAG
- the cobM gene encoding precorrin-4 C(11)-methyltransferase — translation MTPRVHFVGAGPGDPDLLTLKAARIISQADLVIYPGSLTPKAVTDLAKPGAELLDSAALTLEQTHEAIMETVRRGGRVARLQAGDPALYGTVAEQARLLEAEGVDYGVVPGVTAASAASAALRIPATAPEVTQTLVLTRLAGRTPVPEAERLRELARHHSALAVYLSSTDPEAVREELLAGGYPEDTCVAVAHRVGWPEEELHISSVRDFPDVVRARNLTKQTLFLVLPGYKAGTRSKLYDPAFAHGSREASAGSR, via the coding sequence ATGACCCCCAGGGTCCATTTCGTCGGCGCAGGCCCGGGCGACCCGGACCTGCTCACCCTCAAGGCGGCCCGGATCATCTCCCAGGCCGATCTGGTCATCTATCCCGGCTCGCTCACGCCCAAGGCGGTGACGGACCTGGCCAAGCCCGGCGCAGAGCTTCTGGACAGCGCGGCCCTGACCCTGGAACAGACCCACGAGGCCATCATGGAGACCGTCCGCCGGGGCGGACGCGTGGCCCGGCTCCAGGCCGGGGATCCGGCCCTCTACGGCACCGTGGCCGAGCAGGCCCGGCTGCTGGAAGCCGAAGGGGTGGACTACGGCGTGGTTCCCGGCGTTACGGCGGCCTCGGCCGCGTCTGCGGCTCTCAGGATTCCGGCCACTGCCCCGGAAGTGACCCAGACGCTCGTCCTGACCCGCCTGGCCGGACGCACCCCGGTGCCCGAGGCGGAACGCCTGCGCGAGCTGGCCCGGCACCACAGCGCCCTGGCCGTGTATCTGAGTTCCACCGATCCCGAGGCAGTGCGCGAGGAGCTCCTGGCCGGGGGCTACCCCGAGGACACCTGCGTGGCCGTGGCCCACCGGGTGGGCTGGCCCGAGGAGGAGCTGCACATATCCAGCGTACGGGACTTCCCGGACGTAGTGCGGGCGCGCAACCTCACCAAGCAGACCCTCTTCCTGGTGCTGCCCGGCTACAAGGCGGGCACGCGCTCCAAGCTGTACGACCCGGCGTTCGCGCACGGGTCGCGGGAAGCCTCGGCCGGATCACGCTGA
- the cbiE gene encoding precorrin-6y C5,15-methyltransferase (decarboxylating) subunit CbiE, with translation MGGDALNGGAKAIEVVGLGMGGGLARSEMERIVTADVLAGGARLLERFTHLRGERVVLGSPLETALTRISRAFEHGLRVVVLADGDPLYFGIGARLIERFGRERLRFHPGVCAVQAACARIGLPWQDLPAVSLHGRSDPGPLFSALAAKSRAAVYTDNENTPDAVARLLLERGIEDATVWVLEDLGSPDERARRFSPQEASGESFSALNLVVIEGAQAPAGPPVLGRPDEFYQRQDGLITKWPARAASLAALRLPAGGVLWDVGAGCGAVGIEACALMPGGRVFAVERDPERHQAVKANIRACGAWQVKAVKGEAPEAFSILPDPDRVFVGGSLGKGTTALAEACRRLAPGGRVVVNTVLLGSLQAALEHFRQLGWGAETCQVQASLAAPLAGDQRLAALNPVFIVAADKPA, from the coding sequence ATGGGTGGGGACGCATTGAACGGCGGGGCGAAAGCCATCGAGGTGGTGGGCCTGGGCATGGGCGGCGGGCTTGCGCGCTCCGAGATGGAACGCATCGTCACGGCCGACGTGCTGGCCGGAGGAGCGAGGCTTCTGGAGCGCTTCACCCACCTGCGCGGCGAGCGGGTGGTCCTGGGCTCGCCGTTGGAGACGGCGCTTACGCGCATCAGCCGGGCCTTCGAGCACGGGCTTCGCGTGGTGGTGCTGGCCGACGGCGATCCGCTCTACTTCGGCATCGGCGCACGCCTGATCGAGCGCTTCGGCCGGGAGCGCCTTCGCTTCCACCCCGGCGTGTGCGCGGTGCAGGCGGCCTGCGCGCGCATCGGCCTGCCCTGGCAGGACCTGCCCGCCGTGTCCCTGCACGGCCGTAGCGACCCCGGCCCGCTGTTCTCGGCCCTGGCCGCCAAGAGCCGGGCCGCCGTGTACACCGACAACGAGAACACGCCCGACGCCGTGGCCCGGCTGCTCCTGGAGCGCGGCATCGAGGACGCCACCGTGTGGGTGCTTGAGGACCTGGGCTCGCCGGACGAGCGGGCGCGCCGCTTCTCTCCCCAGGAAGCCTCTGGCGAGAGCTTTTCGGCCCTGAACCTCGTGGTGATCGAGGGGGCGCAGGCCCCGGCCGGACCGCCTGTGCTTGGGCGCCCCGACGAGTTCTACCAGCGGCAGGACGGCCTCATCACCAAATGGCCCGCGCGGGCCGCAAGCCTCGCGGCCCTGCGGCTGCCCGCCGGGGGGGTGCTCTGGGACGTGGGCGCCGGGTGCGGGGCGGTGGGCATAGAGGCCTGCGCGCTCATGCCCGGCGGACGGGTCTTTGCCGTGGAGCGCGATCCGGAACGCCACCAGGCGGTCAAGGCCAACATCCGCGCCTGCGGGGCCTGGCAGGTCAAGGCCGTGAAGGGCGAGGCCCCGGAGGCCTTCTCCATCCTGCCCGACCCGGACCGGGTGTTCGTGGGCGGCTCGCTGGGCAAGGGCACGACGGCCCTGGCCGAGGCGTGCCGCAGGCTCGCCCCAGGCGGACGGGTGGTGGTCAACACGGTGCTCCTGGGATCGCTCCAGGCGGCGCTCGAACATTTCCGCCAGCTCGGCTGGGGCGCCGAGACCTGCCAGGTCCAGGCCAGCCTGGCCGCGCCCCTGGCCGGAGACCAGCGCCTGGCCGCGCTGAACCCGGTTTTCATCGTGGCGGCGGACAAACCCGCCTGA
- a CDS encoding Dabb family protein, with translation MIKHIVMWTLKDEALGKSKAENLSKMKALLEELPSKVPGVVELEVATSGVFESVPQTDIVLYTAFKTKEDLKTYAVHPEHLKVVEFVKSVVAERRVIDYEL, from the coding sequence ATGATCAAGCACATCGTCATGTGGACCTTGAAGGACGAAGCTCTGGGCAAATCCAAGGCCGAGAACCTGTCCAAAATGAAGGCCCTGCTGGAGGAGCTGCCCTCCAAGGTGCCCGGCGTGGTGGAACTCGAAGTTGCCACCTCGGGCGTGTTCGAGTCCGTGCCGCAAACGGACATCGTCCTGTACACGGCCTTCAAGACCAAGGAAGACCTCAAGACCTACGCCGTCCACCCCGAGCACCTGAAGGTGGTGGAGTTCGTCAAGAGCGTGGTGGCCGAACGCCGGGTCATCGATTACGAGCTGTAG
- the cbiD gene encoding cobalt-precorrin-5B (C(1))-methyltransferase CbiD has translation MKKHRETPCLRQGFTTGSAAAAAAKAALEFLLTGRKKAHVDIPLPTGGRLQVAVASVGFLDEGRARAVVVKDAGDDPDATNRARIACLAELVPGEPGAVALEGGRGVGRVTRPGLPVPVGQAAINPAPRAQIVQAAREAMHAAGHSGAASLVIEVEDGEAMAARTLNPRLGILGGISILGTQGIVKPFSLDAWKATIDSGLEVARASGADTAAFATGRRSERMLMELLPELPEVCFVQAADFFAYSIERAARLGFAGIVWGCYFGKLVKMAQGLAYTHAHEAPTDFEALARLAGRAGADEHVCREVAGANTARHALEIVPEGAVRRRFAALTAQGAVAAARSFAKDGPRLRICCFGFEGGLLAEAYSS, from the coding sequence GTGAAGAAACACCGCGAAACCCCGTGCCTGCGCCAGGGCTTCACCACCGGCTCGGCGGCCGCCGCGGCGGCCAAGGCGGCCCTGGAGTTCCTGCTCACCGGCCGGAAAAAGGCCCACGTGGACATCCCCCTGCCCACGGGCGGGCGGCTTCAGGTCGCGGTGGCGTCGGTAGGCTTCCTGGATGAAGGGCGGGCCAGGGCCGTGGTGGTCAAGGACGCCGGGGACGATCCGGACGCCACCAACAGGGCGCGCATAGCCTGCCTGGCCGAACTCGTCCCCGGCGAGCCCGGCGCGGTGGCGCTGGAAGGCGGCCGGGGCGTTGGGCGCGTCACCAGGCCGGGGCTGCCCGTGCCCGTTGGCCAGGCGGCCATCAACCCGGCCCCGCGCGCCCAGATCGTCCAGGCGGCACGCGAAGCCATGCACGCCGCAGGACACTCCGGCGCCGCGAGCCTGGTGATCGAGGTGGAGGACGGCGAGGCCATGGCCGCACGCACCCTGAACCCGCGCCTGGGAATCCTCGGCGGAATCTCCATCCTTGGCACCCAGGGCATCGTGAAACCCTTCAGCCTGGACGCCTGGAAGGCCACCATCGACTCGGGGCTCGAGGTGGCCCGCGCCAGCGGCGCGGACACGGCCGCGTTCGCGACCGGGCGGCGCAGCGAGCGCATGCTCATGGAGCTTCTGCCCGAGTTGCCGGAGGTATGCTTCGTCCAGGCGGCGGACTTCTTCGCCTACTCCATCGAGCGGGCCGCGCGGCTGGGATTTGCCGGGATTGTCTGGGGATGCTACTTCGGCAAGCTGGTGAAGATGGCCCAGGGGCTTGCCTACACCCACGCCCACGAGGCCCCGACGGATTTCGAGGCCTTGGCACGCCTGGCCGGGCGGGCCGGCGCGGACGAGCACGTCTGTCGGGAGGTGGCCGGGGCCAACACGGCCCGGCACGCCCTGGAGATCGTGCCCGAAGGGGCCGTGCGACGGCGCTTCGCGGCGCTCACGGCGCAAGGGGCGGTGGCGGCGGCCCGCTCCTTCGCCAAGGACGGGCCGCGCCTGCGGATATGTTGTTTCGGATTCGAGGGCGGTCTGCTGGCCGAGGCCTACAGCTCGTAA
- a CDS encoding cobyrinate a,c-diamide synthase, which yields MTKSLLISGTHSGCGKTSLTLGLLASLARRGFRCAPFKTGPDFIDPGLHALACGRISHNLDSWMLPEAANREIFERYSAGADVAVVEGAMGLFDGASATNEKGSAAHMAKMLGIPVLLVLDASGMARSAAALASGFARFDPELTLAGVVCNRSGGPGHREMLREAIEDAGISVLGCLPKASDLAMPSRHLGLVTAQDLDARPGWMERLADWVEAGVDVDALLASLPDTGGIAPQPEGEARPRVRLGVARDRAFCFAYAENLRLLESAGAELVFFSPLADQGLPADLDGLYLPGGYPELHAGTLSANAAMLQDIRNFCASGRPVYAECGGFMALMESVRDAQGREWPMAGVFPCRAAMGQRFAALGYREARFTADTPLGPAGTTARGHEFHYSSLEAAPDAPAVYALSGRKGIIEAQEGFLSGNTLASYVHLHFASNPDIAGFFVAAMACGRKARP from the coding sequence ATGACCAAAAGCCTGCTCATCTCCGGCACCCATTCGGGCTGCGGCAAGACCTCGCTGACGCTGGGACTTTTGGCGTCCCTGGCCCGCAGGGGCTTTCGTTGCGCGCCCTTCAAGACCGGGCCGGATTTCATCGACCCCGGCCTGCACGCCCTGGCGTGCGGGCGGATCAGCCATAACCTGGATTCCTGGATGCTCCCCGAGGCGGCCAACCGGGAAATATTCGAAAGATATTCGGCGGGCGCGGACGTGGCCGTTGTGGAAGGAGCCATGGGACTCTTCGACGGGGCTTCGGCCACGAATGAAAAAGGCAGCGCCGCGCACATGGCCAAGATGCTGGGGATACCGGTCCTTCTGGTGCTGGACGCCTCGGGCATGGCCCGCAGCGCCGCCGCGTTGGCCTCGGGGTTCGCCCGGTTCGACCCGGAACTGACCCTGGCCGGGGTGGTCTGCAACCGCTCCGGAGGGCCGGGGCACCGGGAAATGTTGCGCGAGGCCATCGAGGACGCGGGGATTTCCGTGCTGGGCTGCCTGCCCAAGGCCTCCGATCTGGCCATGCCCTCGCGCCACCTGGGGCTGGTCACGGCCCAAGATCTGGACGCCCGCCCCGGCTGGATGGAACGCCTGGCCGACTGGGTGGAGGCCGGAGTGGACGTGGATGCGTTACTGGCCTCGCTGCCGGACACCGGAGGCATCGCGCCACAGCCCGAGGGCGAGGCTCGCCCGCGCGTGCGCCTGGGCGTGGCCCGGGACCGGGCCTTCTGCTTCGCCTACGCGGAAAACCTGCGCCTTCTTGAATCGGCCGGGGCCGAACTCGTCTTCTTTTCGCCTCTGGCGGACCAGGGCCTGCCGGCGGACCTGGACGGACTGTACCTGCCGGGAGGCTATCCCGAGCTGCACGCCGGGACGCTCTCCGCCAACGCCGCCATGCTCCAGGATATCCGGAATTTCTGCGCCTCGGGCAGGCCGGTCTACGCCGAATGCGGCGGGTTCATGGCCTTGATGGAGTCCGTGCGGGACGCGCAAGGGCGCGAGTGGCCCATGGCCGGGGTGTTCCCCTGCCGGGCCGCAATGGGCCAGCGCTTCGCCGCCCTGGGCTACCGGGAGGCCCGCTTCACTGCCGACACCCCCCTGGGTCCCGCCGGGACCACGGCTCGCGGCCACGAATTCCACTATTCGAGCCTGGAGGCCGCGCCGGACGCGCCCGCCGTCTATGCGCTCTCGGGCCGCAAGGGGATCATCGAGGCCCAGGAAGGGTTTCTCTCCGGCAACACCCTGGCCAGCTACGTGCACCTGCACTTCGCCTCCAACCCTGACATCGCCGGATTTTTCGTGGCGGCCATGGCCTGCGGCCGGAAGGCACGCCCGTGA
- a CDS encoding helix-hairpin-helix domain-containing protein — protein MDKQTEKLLRTIPGVGPAMARDLWDLGIRTLEGLAAQDPEEMYERLRVMAGGKMDRCVLYVFRSAVYFAKTPPHLRDPQKLLWWTWKDARLPKPH, from the coding sequence ATGGACAAGCAGACCGAAAAGCTCCTGCGGACCATCCCGGGCGTCGGCCCGGCCATGGCCCGCGACCTGTGGGACCTGGGCATCCGCACCCTGGAGGGACTGGCCGCCCAGGACCCGGAGGAGATGTACGAGCGCCTGCGCGTGATGGCCGGGGGCAAGATGGACCGGTGCGTGCTCTACGTGTTCCGCTCGGCCGTCTACTTCGCCAAGACCCCGCCGCACCTGCGCGACCCGCAAAAGCTCCTCTGGTGGACCTGGAAGGACGCCCGCCTCCCAAAACCCCATTAA
- the wrbA gene encoding NAD(P)H:quinone oxidoreductase, translated as MNVLIPYYSMYGHIRAMAKAVAEGVSQVAGAVPLLRRVPETLSEAVLAKMGALDAQKAQADVPVCTVDELAKADAIIFGTPTRFGNMCGQMRQFLDATGGLWMQGALVGKVGSVFTCSATQHGGQESTILSFHVTLLHQGMVIVGLPYAYQGQMGVEEVKGGSPYGASTIAGADGSRMPSEADLAGARWQGRHVAAIAKKLVA; from the coding sequence ATGAACGTCCTTATTCCCTATTATTCCATGTACGGCCATATCCGAGCCATGGCCAAGGCCGTGGCCGAAGGCGTATCGCAGGTGGCGGGTGCGGTGCCCCTGCTCCGCCGCGTCCCCGAGACCCTGTCCGAGGCGGTGCTGGCCAAGATGGGCGCCCTGGACGCCCAGAAGGCCCAGGCGGACGTCCCGGTATGCACCGTGGACGAGCTGGCCAAGGCCGACGCCATCATCTTCGGCACCCCCACCCGCTTCGGCAACATGTGCGGCCAGATGCGCCAGTTTCTGGACGCCACGGGCGGCCTGTGGATGCAGGGGGCGCTGGTGGGCAAGGTGGGCTCGGTGTTCACATGCTCCGCCACCCAGCACGGCGGGCAGGAATCCACCATACTCTCCTTCCATGTGACGCTCCTGCACCAGGGCATGGTGATCGTGGGCCTACCCTACGCCTACCAGGGGCAGATGGGCGTGGAGGAGGTCAAGGGCGGCTCTCCTTACGGCGCCAGCACCATCGCCGGAGCCGACGGGTCGCGCATGCCCTCCGAGGCCGACCTGGCAGGAGCCAGGTGGCAGGGCAGGCACGTGGCCGCCATCGCGAAGAAATTGGTGGCGTAA
- a CDS encoding potassium transporter Kup: MRPCSLPEDSHNGHHAACTPAQTASLALAALGVVYGDIGTSPLYTVKECFSGMHAVEPNHANILGIMSLVFWSLMCVVGLKYVVFIMRADNKGEGGIYALLAMLRGSPVSKGKWWSFLTVLAAFGAALLYGDGVITPAISVLSAIEGLNMATDAAADYVVPLTCLVLISLFFMQKHGTATIGKVFGPVMVAWFLLIGGLGVAAIAHQPKILTALNPAHAVHFFAVNHIHGIVALASVVLCITGGEALYADMGHFGRIPIRLTWYGIVLPGLVLNYYGQGALLLDNPDIANVNPFYALVPETLLYPMVALSTFATIIASQAMISGVYSLTQQAIQLGFTPRMHIIHTSREAIGQIYLPTVNWMLMIACISLVLVFKESSRLAAAYGIAVTATMAITSFMYFEVTRVNWKWPLWKSAPLLAIFLAFDGSFLGANLLKIVDGGWITVSIALAILIVMITWRDGRALLSRHYEAARMPLDIFLKDIAEYQPQRNAGTAVFMSISPVGVPHTLLHHFKHNGTLHEQIILLSIASAEVPQVASEERLTITDLGQGFHRIVARYGFMETPSMPEILDLATQQGLSLDVYSTSFFLGRETLLTSGPSKMASWRKKLFVFMSRNSWNATSFFNLPPGRVVELGNQVEL, encoded by the coding sequence ATGCGTCCCTGTTCCCTGCCCGAAGATTCCCACAACGGGCACCACGCCGCCTGCACCCCCGCCCAGACCGCCTCGCTGGCCCTGGCCGCGCTGGGCGTGGTCTACGGAGACATCGGCACCAGCCCCCTCTACACCGTCAAGGAATGCTTCTCCGGGATGCACGCCGTGGAGCCCAACCACGCCAACATCCTGGGCATCATGTCCCTGGTGTTCTGGTCGCTCATGTGCGTCGTGGGGCTCAAGTACGTCGTCTTCATCATGCGCGCCGACAACAAGGGCGAAGGCGGCATTTACGCCCTGCTGGCCATGCTGCGCGGAAGCCCGGTGAGCAAGGGCAAGTGGTGGTCCTTCCTGACGGTGCTCGCGGCTTTCGGAGCGGCCCTCCTGTATGGCGACGGGGTGATCACCCCGGCCATCTCCGTGCTCTCGGCCATCGAAGGCCTGAACATGGCCACGGACGCGGCCGCCGACTACGTTGTGCCCCTGACCTGCCTGGTGCTGATAAGCCTCTTCTTCATGCAGAAGCACGGAACGGCCACCATCGGCAAGGTGTTCGGGCCGGTCATGGTGGCGTGGTTCCTGCTCATCGGCGGGCTCGGCGTGGCCGCCATCGCCCACCAGCCCAAGATCCTGACCGCCCTGAACCCCGCGCACGCCGTGCACTTCTTCGCCGTGAACCACATTCACGGCATCGTGGCCCTGGCCTCGGTGGTGCTGTGCATCACCGGCGGCGAGGCTCTCTACGCGGACATGGGCCACTTCGGGCGCATCCCCATCCGCCTCACCTGGTACGGCATCGTCCTGCCGGGGCTCGTGCTCAACTACTACGGCCAGGGCGCGCTGCTGCTCGACAATCCGGACATCGCCAACGTGAACCCCTTCTACGCCCTGGTGCCGGAGACGTTGCTCTACCCCATGGTGGCCCTGTCCACCTTCGCCACGATCATCGCCTCCCAGGCCATGATCTCGGGCGTGTATTCGCTCACCCAGCAGGCCATCCAGCTGGGCTTCACCCCGCGCATGCACATCATCCACACCTCCAGGGAGGCCATCGGGCAGATATACCTGCCCACGGTCAACTGGATGCTCATGATCGCCTGCATCTCCCTGGTGCTGGTCTTCAAGGAGTCGAGCCGCCTGGCAGCCGCCTACGGCATCGCCGTCACCGCCACCATGGCCATCACCTCGTTCATGTACTTCGAGGTCACGCGCGTGAACTGGAAATGGCCCCTGTGGAAAAGCGCGCCCCTGCTGGCGATCTTCCTGGCCTTCGACGGCTCGTTCCTGGGGGCCAACCTGCTCAAGATCGTGGACGGCGGCTGGATCACCGTGAGCATCGCCCTGGCCATCCTCATCGTCATGATCACCTGGCGCGACGGCCGGGCGCTTCTCTCGCGCCACTACGAGGCGGCGCGCATGCCCCTCGACATCTTCCTCAAGGACATCGCCGAATACCAGCCGCAGCGGAACGCCGGCACGGCCGTGTTCATGTCCATCTCGCCCGTGGGCGTGCCCCATACGCTGCTGCACCACTTCAAGCACAACGGCACCCTGCACGAACAGATCATCCTGCTCTCCATCGCCTCGGCCGAGGTGCCCCAGGTGGCAAGCGAGGAGCGCCTGACCATCACCGACCTGGGACAGGGATTCCACCGCATCGTGGCGCGCTACGGCTTCATGGAAACCCCCAGCATGCCCGAGATCCTCGACCTGGCCACCCAGCAGGGCCTTTCCCTGGACGTCTACTCCACGTCGTTCTTCCTGGGGCGCGAGACGCTGCTCACTTCGGGGCCGTCTAAGATGGCCTCGTGGCGCAAGAAGCTCTTCGTGTTCATGTCGCGCAACTCCTGGAACGCCACGTCGTTCTTCAATTTGCCGCCCGGGCGGGTGGTGGAGCTGGGCAACCAGGTGGAGTTGTAG
- a CDS encoding putative quinol monooxygenase, whose protein sequence is MNHVNVAATITAKPGREAEVEAILTGMVAPSRKDPGCVSYVLHRCLDNACVFVFFEEWESRELLGQHLETPHLLAWRAKAPELTVSMDVKVLEKI, encoded by the coding sequence ATGAACCATGTGAACGTGGCGGCGACCATCACCGCCAAGCCCGGCCGAGAGGCCGAGGTGGAGGCCATCCTGACGGGGATGGTTGCGCCCTCGCGCAAGGACCCCGGCTGCGTGTCGTACGTGCTGCACCGTTGCCTGGACAACGCGTGCGTGTTTGTTTTCTTCGAAGAGTGGGAGAGCCGCGAACTGCTCGGACAGCACCTGGAGACCCCGCACCTGCTGGCCTGGAGGGCCAAAGCGCCCGAGCTGACGGTTTCGATGGATGTGAAGGTGCTGGAAAAAATCTGA
- a CDS encoding flavodoxin family protein produces the protein MKVVAINGSPRKGGNTETLLREALKPLQAAGWESSFIQLGGAKIRGCIACYKCFENKDARCAVKTDVANDCLAEIFAADAVIMGSPTYFTDVTAELKALIDRAGLVAIANGGLLYGKIGAAVIAVRRGGGTHAYDSINHMYLMSGMVVPGSSYWNLGYGLNPGDVGGDAEGLRNMHHLGQSIACLGKALATVKGEYPGMPAGGEG, from the coding sequence ATGAAAGTCGTGGCCATAAACGGCAGCCCCCGTAAGGGCGGCAACACGGAAACCCTGTTGCGCGAGGCTTTGAAACCCTTGCAGGCCGCCGGCTGGGAGAGCTCGTTCATCCAGCTGGGCGGGGCCAAGATCAGGGGCTGCATCGCCTGCTACAAGTGTTTCGAGAACAAGGACGCGCGCTGCGCGGTCAAGACCGACGTGGCCAACGACTGCCTGGCCGAGATCTTCGCGGCCGACGCCGTGATCATGGGTTCGCCCACCTACTTCACCGATGTCACCGCCGAGCTCAAGGCGCTCATCGACCGCGCGGGGCTGGTGGCCATCGCCAACGGCGGGCTGCTGTACGGCAAGATCGGCGCGGCGGTGATCGCGGTGCGGCGCGGCGGCGGCACCCACGCCTACGACAGCATCAACCACATGTATTTGATGTCGGGAATGGTCGTGCCGGGCTCGTCGTACTGGAACCTGGGCTACGGGCTCAATCCAGGCGACGTGGGCGGCGACGCCGAAGGTCTTCGCAACATGCACCACCTGGGCCAGTCCATCGCCTGCCTGGGCAAGGCGCTGGCGACCGTCAAGGGCGAATACCCCGGCATGCCCGCCGGGGGCGAAGGCTGA
- a CDS encoding winged helix-turn-helix transcriptional regulator, translating into MQPCRTKELNGKTYRCFFELTLQVMGGKWKPVILYHLATDGVMRFSELRRSIGAVTERMLARQLRELEVDGIVHREVYREVPPRVEYSLTDLGQGLVPILRELRDWGAVYEQRMGGAELFSGEGYEHAGQEVARASGE; encoded by the coding sequence ATGCAGCCCTGCAGGACCAAGGAATTGAACGGCAAGACCTACCGTTGCTTCTTCGAGCTGACCCTCCAGGTGATGGGCGGCAAGTGGAAGCCGGTGATACTCTACCATCTGGCCACCGACGGGGTGATGCGCTTCAGCGAATTGCGCCGCAGTATCGGAGCGGTCACCGAGCGCATGCTGGCCCGGCAGCTACGCGAGCTGGAAGTGGACGGCATCGTGCACCGCGAGGTGTACCGCGAAGTGCCCCCGCGCGTGGAATATTCGCTCACGGACCTGGGCCAGGGGCTGGTGCCGATACTCAGGGAGCTGCGGGACTGGGGGGCGGTCTACGAACAGCGCATGGGCGGCGCGGAGCTCTTTTCGGGCGAGGGCTATGAACATGCCGGACAGGAAGTGGCTCGCGCGTCCGGGGAGTAG
- a CDS encoding DUF488 domain-containing protein yields MLAVKRIYDPASPGDGKRYLADRIWPRGVSKGEAALDGWLKELAPSAMLRAWFNHEPDRWEEFKRRYLEELSTSEAARAAAVLREQAARETVTLLFAAKDTQRNNAVALRGFIENGEI; encoded by the coding sequence ATGCTCGCCGTGAAGCGCATCTACGACCCGGCCTCGCCGGGCGACGGCAAACGCTACCTGGCGGACCGCATCTGGCCCCGGGGCGTGAGCAAGGGCGAGGCCGCCCTGGACGGCTGGCTCAAGGAGCTGGCCCCTTCGGCCATGCTGCGCGCCTGGTTCAACCACGAACCGGACAGGTGGGAGGAATTCAAACGCCGCTACCTGGAAGAGCTGTCCACTTCGGAGGCGGCCCGGGCGGCCGCCGTTCTCAGGGAACAGGCCGCGCGGGAGACGGTGACGCTCCTGTTCGCGGCCAAGGACACGCAGCGCAACAACGCCGTGGCCCTGCGCGGCTTCATCGAGAACGGGGAAATATAG
- a CDS encoding flavin reductase family protein, with protein sequence MKKDIGPATAMYPSLTTIVGTVVDGRPNFLAVAHVGIMNHGQPQYISVGINKGHYSPRGIHEHGQFSVNIPSEDLMVETDYVGIVTGKNTDKSQVFKLYAGELPHAPLIKQCPVAMECRLHQVVDFEKHEVFIGEIVKTWADESVLTDKGHVDPAKVRPLLFDMGTVSYYGIGPALGGCWNVGKKLKKG encoded by the coding sequence ATGAAAAAGGATATCGGGCCCGCCACCGCCATGTACCCGTCGCTCACCACCATCGTGGGGACCGTGGTGGACGGCCGCCCCAACTTCCTGGCTGTAGCCCACGTGGGCATCATGAACCACGGGCAGCCGCAGTACATCTCGGTGGGCATCAACAAGGGACACTACAGCCCTCGGGGCATCCACGAGCACGGGCAGTTCAGCGTGAACATCCCGTCGGAGGACCTCATGGTCGAGACCGACTACGTGGGCATCGTCACCGGCAAAAACACGGACAAGTCCCAGGTGTTCAAGCTGTACGCGGGCGAGCTCCCCCACGCGCCGCTCATAAAGCAATGCCCGGTGGCCATGGAATGCCGCCTGCACCAGGTGGTGGACTTCGAAAAACACGAGGTGTTCATCGGCGAGATCGTGAAGACCTGGGCGGACGAGTCCGTGCTCACGGACAAGGGCCATGTGGACCCGGCCAAGGTGCGCCCGCTGCTCTTCGACATGGGCACGGTCTCTTACTACGGCATCGGCCCGGCGCTCGGGGGCTGCTGGAACGTGGGCAAGAAGCTCAAGAAGGGATGA